gcGTTATCTTTTGTTTGAGTTGCAAAAATTCATGGAAAACAATGCGCAAGGAAGTTTAGATTGCAATGATGTTCGTAATCAGTAGCCTGacagtttttgtttctttatttcccGTGCTTCTAGCCGTTTATCGTGATCCGAATTCTGAAATATATGGATTTCATTTTGATCCTACCTATGTTCTTGATGTTTCATAAGGAATTTGTTGTGTCGGAGCTTTTAAGAGATTTACATTTTCAATACATTTTACTGCAGACATCGAAATTTTTACTTACGCAGCTTAGTTCGGTTTGTTCATTGATTGAATTGACTTCATTTTTGTTGATACAAGGTTAAGTTACTTTAGGTTTTGATTAAGAATAATCAGATGACTAAGAATTTGGAGTATTCGGACTATAATCTTGTCGTGCAAACTCGATCCAATCTCTTCAGTTTTACGTCATTATTTTCGAATCTGTTCCAGAGGAAACGCAAAATactcaagaaaaatatgaagtttcttttaatgtaatataaaaggaaagtaTTGATGGTTTTGATGATTTTTGGCAGGTCAAATGCGTTAACCACTGGGCAGCAAGCACCACAGTTGCGATCACAACCTTCGCAACAATCCTTTTCTCAGGGACTGTCATCTCTGCACGGCACGAATTCTCAATTCTCTCAGAACTCTTTTGACGAAGTCGTGACAAATGAACAGGTCAATCACTGTTTCTTCTCGGATATTCAGGTTTTAAGACTTTGTTTCTCCCTCAAGAAATGAAGGAAATGNaaaaaaaaaaaaaaaaaaaaaaaaaaaaaaaaaaaaaaaaaaaaaaaaacatctgaTCATATGCATATTTCATCGTGATCATtatctttgaaaaaaaaaatagtttaccCCTTATCACTCCTTCAATTTTGCTTTGTGGAGAATATAGTCATATGCATGAAGGTATTTGTATTATCTCCATTGCCATGATGAAATTCCATCTTCACTTCTTGTTGTTCCAGCTTCAAGTCGCCAGGTATTACAATTGCAAATAGGAGCCTTATGGGACTATGTTCCATTTCAGGAGATGACCTTGTCTACTCCCTCCCTTTCTAAAAACCTTTTTACTACCAGTCTAGCCTTTTATGTGATTGCAGAGCCAAGAGGAATTGTCTATtatgaaggaaaaaagaattgttCAACCCAGAAAGAAACCACCTCCCCTTTGGAAACATCATAGCAACGATAATTTCGCATACCCTACTTACCTTGAAAAGACCACATAACTACACCTGATTTTTTATCAGTCAtcacagaaacaaaaagtCGGCTGACATGAGGAACTCAGTGAGCTGGCAGGTTTTCGGTTATTCAGTTACACCTAAGCTTATGTTTATTTTACAATTAGGACTACTAAAAAAACTCATCATATCCACGTCATATCTTGAATTTGGCAGGTCAAATACCTCAAAATGTACCTCTctctatatattattttgttatatatataagagcGCCATGATAAATGCTCTTAGTCTCTCATGCCATGAGGATCTGACTACGACATCATATCAACttgaaataaagttttatGATTGTAGTGgtgttctttttgttttcatctctTATGACTTAACTTTGACGTACCATTCTGTTTGGCAGAGATTTAGCTCTCAAGACcgagaaaattcaattaagaagaattctttttttcctcctctAAGTTATTCAAGAGAAGAATGCCAATTGCCACTCTCTAAATCTTCTACCAGTTTAACTCAAAGATGGAAATCAACTCCACTTCCGGACTCTAAGTGTAAGTTCACTCTCTTGGACTCGGCAGGCAGGTTGATCAGCTATCATTTCCTTCAACCTTTATAATAATCGTCCCTTAATTTGTGATAATTTtagctttccttttcaggtCAACTTGGTGAAGAACTTGACCGCCGCCTTGGAACTATTGAAAATTCATTGAACAAATTTGGAAAGATCCTGGATTCTCTTCATGGTGATATTCTGCATCTAAACCAAGGAATGAAGCAGATTTCTCTGGATGGTGAGCTTTGTAATCTCTCAAGCTGAAAAGTAAAATCCGAAGAGAAACTATGTACTAGTATTACTAGCTTGGAAAACACTTCCTGCATTGAAACCTGATGTGTTTGATTCTCAAGTAGGAATAAGGTGATGAATATGCTTTACTTGAATTTCAATTCCTTCATAGAGTAGGATTAAACTTTCTATGTTAAGAATGTGAGAAGGGAAAGTGCCTGAATCAATAAGTATTTCTGACCTCAAAGTCATCGCTTTAAGGCCAAAAGCTTTGCCAAGCAATatgcttatttttttaaaaaaattgcagTCGAAGGCATCTGGCAAAAGGTGATTGTTAACAGTAGCTTGCTGCAATCCATGGTAAATAGATCAATGCAATATTATATTGAGCATtaagtttgtttaattttaatcacaATGTCTAAATTTTCCATTCAACTAATGAGTACAAAGTTCAATGTCAGAACAAAGAGCACGATGACATGAAAGCTACCCTCGATGGAGGCTTCAAACTGATATCCGATCAACTAAAGAAGGATGCATACCAAGAAAGGCTACACGAGATTTCTGATGTTCTTTCTGCATTGGAAAAACAAGTACAAGCATCTCAACTGAAACTAAGAAATGACTTCATCAGCACGTTCACCCAAGAAATGAAGGTAAGTGCATGTCGTATCAAGTACTGCTATAAATGCACGATAAAACGGATTCTCCCCGTAACTCTATTTCGATGAGATGAGgtgtttataaattatgtataCATTCTTAAAAGTTCCCCGcctaaatttttgttcttagatTGTTTTAACATTTCAACAAAATGCCACTTTGCAGTCACGTAACTTATTGGTTATTCTTCAATAACTTGTAGGCAATGGTCTGTACCTTGAAAAAACCCTTGCAGAAATTTCCACATCGCCCTATTGAATCTCCCGAGGTTCAGTTTCTTATTAGATATCGGTCAAATATTTTAAGCATTTGTTTCATTCTGAACTGTTCCTCATGAAAGTCTTTAATTGCAAATGTCAGAGTACCGCTTCTTTGGATGTCCCACAGCAAAAGCGTCGTCGATGTAAAATGTAATGAACGTCAGTTTTCTTAATAATTGCCTTGATTCCTAGTATTTTCATGCATTCCATATTCAGACAGTTATCATTCTTCAATGAATTACTGATAATGGCCAATGGGTTAAAAGATTGAATTGATGTATACTAATCTGGGAGTTGATCTTGTCCTTCTAATGCACAAAAATAGAATTCCATGCAGCCCGACATTTAGTGACCTGTAAAAGCTCAATGGTTTCTTTCATTCCTGTATATTTTATGGTTCTGATGTACTGCAGTCTGGAAGTTCTCAAAGGAATTACTATgctatatttaattaaattctatCATTTGGCTTGTGGATATGCGGGAAAAGAGTagttttcacatttttcagTAATGTTATCTTAATGTGGCATGACAAACCATGGCAGCCACAATATGTTCTGGTGACCATGATTGTTAACGAATTACGGAATTATTTGCATAGATCCTTTGTTCTTTAGCATCTTAAGGGGTCTTACTTTTTCCACTTGATACCAGCCAATCTGCGTCTCCAGATGTTTGCATTCGAGCAACTGCCGTACAAACCGAGGAAGTGGGAAGGTGGAAATCAGTAAAAGTCGGAAAGGCATTTTGCACTAGTACTGtgatgaaaaaggaagatgCAAAGAAAGCAATTCCATTTTCTGAACAGGTAATAGTTCgagtttcattattttttctgCCATCTCATTACATATATTACGGAAATTGTATGATTGTGTTTTCTGAAAGCAAATATTAACTTATTCCCTGATTGTTGAATCcgaaatttaaacttattattCATTGAAGCGGGTAAAGATTTCTCCTTGAATATTAACAGCGCCTGGTGGTGGAAAGAGAATATAGAGTTATTGTTGATTCTGATGAGGAGATCGAAAGAAGTTTCTCCTGCTTAAtcgaagagaagaaaacaggtGATTCCTGGAAATAAAGAGAAACttctaaataatataaatcgtgtaaatttaaaaattgccAATCATATCTTCTTTACATGCAAATAGAGTAGTATGCAATTATTTTGAGACATTGACAAGACGgaacaaagaaataataacatgttgctattaaaatattctttaagaCATGGACCTCTGCTGAGatctttatatatttctattcATTTCATGTGCTTAGAAGCTTTTCATTGGAAGGACAAGATCCCGATTTTGGGTAGAGTAGGTGATATGAGATTTGAGTCAATCCTAAAATGATCTAACTGACGATATCGACTTCATTTTTGGAATTCTATGCTAAAAAAGAGAAGATTGGCCATTTATTTAGTCAGACATAATTGAGACATTTCCGAGTTTTTTTCTAGATGCGTTGGAACACGAGTTGAAAGCGAGTCTGTCTGCCATAGATATTGGACACTGATACTGTTAGCTTTAGAGGATCATTCATGGTTCATAAGAGATATTGGTGGGTGTCGAAAAAGACTTAGTTCAGTGAGAAAAAACAACGGGACATACTAAAAGATTAAGAAACAATGCGGTCCTGTAACAGTAATgtatagaaaaaagaaactaggGAACCGttatagggaaaaaaaaaattagggaacCCTTTCgcatgaaattttattttcaactgTTCGGTTTGCTAGCACAATTCGATGTACCTCTCATTTGGATTTCAGATCAATCAGCGTTTATACTTCTATATGCTAGATTATAAGCTGAatattagtattttgtttgatgttATTTATATTAACGTGCATGACAAATACTAGGAGAAGATGTCCGTTTCTATTCAATAGAAGACGCCAAGGAAGAAACTGAAAGAATTTTAAGGAAAGCAAGAAggcagaaaagaaaatactgCAAtcctataattattaattgaagGTACGTTTCTGCTCTTACATTGCCCAATGATTTTGAATCTATACAGTTCTGGTCTCTCATTTTATGTTCCCAAAATTATTGATTCATGGGAACAGTGTAGGAAAGGCTTAGTGAATTAACTACTAGGCAATACACACTCAAGTAATCCAACATTCTAATACACAGCAGAGGATTATAGTTCTCACATCGgttcggttggagaggagaataaaacattctttataagagtgtggaaacctctccctagcaaatgcgttttaaaagctttgaggagaagcttgaaagggaaagctcaagaggataatatctactagcgatggggttggactattacaaatggtatcagagtcagacatcgggcgatgtgccagcgaggaggctgagctccgAAGGGAGTGggcacgaggtggtgtgccaacaaagacgctGGGTtctgaaggggggtgaattgagAGATGCAAcatggttgggaaggagaacgaaacacttttTATGAGgatgtagaaacttctccctagcaaacatgttttaaaaatcttgggAGGAAACcagatgttttaaaaatcttgtgAGGAAACCAGAAAGGAAAAGTCGAAAAGAGtccaaagagaaaaatattagcCAGCAGTAGGTAACAAATTTCTAGAAATCACTCAGAATTAAAGATTTCTCACAATCTTTCGTTCTATTTGAGCGATGCAGGAGAACATGAAATAAAActagagaaaaagaagaaagagacgAAGGGAAATAGGGTAATAAGTAATTTGTGGGGAAATTAGGGATTGATATCcataagaatatttgataatCAAGGTTATCATTTATACACTACAGATATTAGAGCctgaaataaaacattttaaatcaaCTCGAATTGCGCAGTAATTGAAAGAATAGATTCAAGATACTAAAATTGAGACTTGGACGAATAGGATTCACTGGGATTGTTAGACCACATTCTTTTATTGATGGAGGAAGCCTTCACTATTCCTATTTTTTGTATCTATATCATGGAGATATTATTGGATAATATACTTAGGAGTCGGTATTCTCGTTGTTCTTGAATAGTAattatattacaatttttttacatATGAAATCCACTCTACCAAGATAACTTGAAGGCTGAAACAAACtttattataatgatttttgaTTTCACACaaaccttttccttttctcttggCTACCCTTTGTTGCAGGTGCAAGATGTCTCAGCTCGATCAGGATGGAAAAGCGCCTTTCTTCTAGGTAATTGGAACTTTATCTTGCTGTTGAATGCCCACTTTTACATGCTGCCCATTATGAattatctctttcttttcccttcctCCTCCCACTTTGGAATCTACACAACTTTGCTCTCGACATAATACTAcaatacttttttcttttctttctttttttttttgttggggaAGGCTCTCTTGTAGGACATTACAATAAGTTCAGCCATGACCATTTTTAGCTTTTCTttgaaaagaagcaaaaaagcCGTTGATATTTGTTCCCCTTTTGTTTCGTGGGTTTTGGAATGGTGGGCTTATTAAGTGTCGAGGATTATTAGGACAAGAATCTCACGTCGGTTtataaggggttgatcatggatttataagtaatacATCTGTATTGAAgccttttggaaaaataagaaacaaagcCGTTGATATTTGTTCCCCTTTTGTTTCGTGGGTTTGGGAATGGTGGGGTTTGAATAAGCGAAGTGTCGAGGATTGTTAGGAGAggaatcccacatcggtttataaggggttgatcatgaatttataagtaagtaATACATCTCCGTTCAAGccttttagaaaaataagaaacaaagcCATGTGAGTTAATgcttaaagtagacaatatcatactattacggagggtcgtgattcctaacacgaTGTCCATTACcaacttcttctttctttttttttttctttccttctgtGGAAGTCCATGCCCTACAGACAGGAGAGGTGCCCACTTCTGAGTCGTTTCACTGAAATTAACATAGCCCACTAACTAGCTAGATATTGTTGTCTGCCAGTGCCCCCAAGTCCCACCATGGATGTCTGGTTTACCAATAATACTCTGTTTCCTGCACCATAATGGTGTGTATGGTTTCAAAATCACGGGTCATTTTACAACTCATAATAAACTTCCAATTCTTGTCcatattcaaatttagaagttGTGATTCCAaatagtatatatatggttGAGAGAAGTGGTAGAGATATGCATCATGCAGTAAGCACACTGGGAATGTGATTTTGGCGATGTGGTATAAAATAAAGTCGGGGGGACGCCATGTGAGCGTTGTTCGTCTCCACTTCTAGTTTTCTTCTCGAGTCATGAGTGGAATGGGTCTTGGAAGTTGGAACTTTTTCCCCCCTTTCCTCCAAGTCCAAACCTTCCAGAGATTCCATCCCTGTCTGCTaatgaaacaaataatacttttGTTACTCTTACATctatttagttaattaaaaaaagaaattataataatcaattttcatatcaattaaataaacataaatggTGTTATATATGTCTTATTTTTACACATCAGTCACTACattaatttctcttttattttagtgAAATGATTGCctgtgtattttttttcttttttgaataaatgttaaaatttaagggtaagaatgaaatatttcaaagtttAAGGTATAGTTTAAGGTATAATTGaaactataatttaacatattaaaattgaattagattttttttttattctagtTTAACAATTGTTGGGTGAGGATCAAATTATCAATAAAACGTTAATTGGCATCtacaaataattcaattattattcatttatttattttacatgtAATTGTCTTCAACCTAGggatgaaaaattaaaacttttgcTGGCAAGGATGGTCATAAATGtcttaataatatttagaatcatttttttcttttgaaaatttatatcttgttgtcaatattattaataatcaCTTTAATATgcccattaattttttttaatttttttttatcataaaattttgCTAAGGTCTTTTCAACGTACATTCGCATTAATTAGAATTTACTTCTTTTGTGTTTAAagaatttaatgaataaatttttcaaaatataataatatatttatagtaaaagaTTAATAATAGATTTATCAAATCCTTAATAATGTTAACACCTCGTGAGGgaagaaattttattatttattttcctttcccaTGTCAATagcatttaattttatgctaTCTTAGTCATAAATGATTGTGAGGTTGTACAATGTGACTCGTGCTTTGCTcaatactaaattattatatgtattatatgataaataaatatgaacgTGTTAATCTTATTGCTTAATTTACCTTGTCTTACTAAATGTAAAGTTGGTTAAGTtgacttttataaataaatagtataaTAACTCTTTAATTCATATAGCAAAGCTACCCACAAAATTGTTAAGACTAATGAAtgaagtaataaaaaaatatatacaaattatttttgagttaCATAAtggtaataatattttaattt
This portion of the Cucurbita pepo subsp. pepo cultivar mu-cu-16 chromosome LG08, ASM280686v2, whole genome shotgun sequence genome encodes:
- the LOC111799987 gene encoding protein PAIR1-like, which gives rise to MRLKINKACDLSSISVLPPQSRSNALTTGQQAPQLRSQPSQQSFSQGLSSLHGTNSQFSQNSFDEVVTNEQRFSSQDRENSIKKNSFFPPLSYSREECQLPLSKSSTSLTQRWKSTPLPDSKCQLGEELDRRLGTIENSLNKFGKILDSLHGDILHLNQGMKQISLDVEGIWQKVIVNSSLLQSMNKEHDDMKATLDGGFKLISDQLKKDAYQERLHEISDVLSALEKQVQASQLKLRNDFISTFTQEMKAMVCTLKKPLQKFPHRPIESPESTASLDVPQQKRRRCKIQSASPDVCIRATAVQTEEVGRWKSVKVGKAFCTSTVMKKEDAKKAIPFSEQRLVVEREYRVIVDSDEEIERSFSCLIEEKKTGEDVRFYSIEDAKEETERILRKARRQKRKYCNPIIIN